In one Drosophila albomicans strain 15112-1751.03 chromosome X, ASM965048v2, whole genome shotgun sequence genomic region, the following are encoded:
- the LOC117577956 gene encoding uncharacterized protein LOC117577956, protein MRHLCSTLMFVAVMMLHASCSQADLLDCEETVPSVISDIGDKMSEITGSSSSSEHEVRDFFKSVGCQIKNGAKKLKEKAKDLGTEIKEGAKKLGERAKDLGSDIKDRFDDFRDKLAKESAEEMSKDRGFLANVEIINPDILKGEHQCGHGHILDALGNCSRLRK, encoded by the coding sequence ATGCGACACTTGTGCAGCACTTTGATGTTTGTGGCCGTGATGATGCTGCATGCATCCTGCTCTCAGGCAGATCTCTTGGACTGTGAGGAGACGGTCCCATCTGTCATCTCAGATATTGGCGATAAGATGTCCGAGATaaccggcagcagcagcagctcggaGCATGAGGTGCGTGATTTCTTCAAGAGTGTCGGCTGTCAGATCAAGAACGGTGCCAAGAAGCTAAAAGAGAAGGCCAAAGATCTTGGCACCGAGATCAAGGAGGGCGCCAAGAAGCTAGGCGAACGTGCCAAGGACTTGGGCAGCGACATCAAAGATCGTTTCGATGATTTTCGCGATAAGCTCGCTAAGGAATCGGCAGAGGAAATGAGCAAGGATCGAGGATTCTTGGCCAACGTTGAGATCATCAATCCGGACATTCTAAAGGGTGAGCACCAGTGCGGACATGGTCACATCCTCGATGCCTTGGGCAATTGCAGCCGATTGAGGAAATGA
- the LOC117577921 gene encoding DNA ligase 1 translates to MQKLTTAFSLAALAVLVCCIELLQAAPASAPPADVPSNPVYFKRYHRIRPSKRYPHLDVFEVRELYYVRRATPKPKPPPLTSEQLDQLIRCDFDPTLPECAHLSTSTSKPLTTSTTTTTSTTTTTTTPAPTTSTTTTEREIIEDIPMLPVLPVEPEEENTETETIIPEEEEEIPMEPDDETDDETDDDPDYDIENIDNANDDDTASAEKLFTNNGSIGGNDVTEFNSNELKKSL, encoded by the exons ATGCAAAAACTAACAACAGCTTTCAGCCTTGCCGCACTTGCCGTGCTGGTTTGTTGCATTGAATTGCTGCAAGCGGCACCAGCATCTGCGCCACCAGCCGATGTCCCCAGTAATCCTGTGTACTTCAAACGCTATCATCGCATTCGCCCCTCAAAGCGTTATCCCCACCTCGATGTGTTCGAGGTCAGAGAGCTTTACTATGTGCGACGTGCGacgccaaagccaaagcctcCGCCGCTGACCAGCGAGCAGCTGGATCAACTCATTCGCTGTGACTTTGATCCAACATTGCCTGAAT GTGCACACTTATCGACATCGACCAGCAAGCCATTAACCAcatcaactacaacaacgacaagcacaacgacgacaacaacaacaccagctccaacaacaagcacaacaacaacagagagagaaatcATTGAGGATATACCAATGCTGCCAGTTCTGCCAGTGGAACCGGAAGAAGAGAACACGGAGACTGAGACAATCATACCCGAGGAGGAAGAAGAGATTCCAATGGAGCCCGATGATGAGACCGATGATGAGACCGATGATGATCCGGATTACGATATCGAAAACATTGATAATGCCAACGACGATGATACTGCGTCAGCTGagaaattgtttacaaataaCGGTAGCATTGGCGGAAACGATGTGACCGAATTTAATTCTAATGAACTTAAGAAATCACTCTAA
- the LOC117577580 gene encoding uncharacterized protein LOC117577580 — MQILRSKQMLGLLLIGISLLQLNVATAKDSGSDRKESDVPHVRHKRGFFWDFFQKIAITKNLITDQYADTRNTLNDIYNTVNEQFSDPGPMKPTSQPRSTTERVSSSDEEGNDQPSSTTEGFSISRYELGRILGRNFRGIQRLAQTEFQEALNATHYNLKEYKAEADKQFANSLAVEKKKTLKSLKG; from the exons ATGCAAATTTTAAGATCGAAACAAATGTTGGGACTGCTTTTAATCGGCATTTCGTTATTGCAACTGAATGTTGCGACGGCAAAGGATTCTGGCAGCGATCGAAAGGAATCAGATGTGCCACATGTGCGACACAAGAGAGGCTTCTTTTGGGACTTTTTTCAAAAGATAGCCATAACCAAAAACCTAATTACCGAT CAATATGCAGACACACGGAATACTTTAAATGACATATACAATACGGTGAACGAACAGTTTAGCGATCCGGGGCCAATGAAACCGACTTCTCAACCAAGATCAACAACAGAAAGAGTG TCTTCCAGCGACGAAGAGGGCAACGATCAGCCTTCATCTACGACTGAGGGCTTCAGCATTTCCCGCTATGAACTCGGACGTATTCTGGGTCGCAATTTCCGTGGCATCCAACGCTTGGCACAGACCGAATTTCAAGAGGCGCTCAAT gCAACAcactataatttaaaagaatacaAAGCAGAGGCCGATAAACAGTTTGCTAATAGTTTGGCAgtggaaaagaaaaaaactctAAAAAGTCTAAAGGGCTGA
- the LOC117577582 gene encoding uncharacterized protein LOC117577582, with translation MKSIVILCSIVLGLMLLSCETHAADCDASRDPEDSDFKNFFKNIGCKVSQGAEQVVEAAKPYAEKIGEGAKDFGSTVAQKYDELKHRLTDDASTPKATVTYDAPTERVPLAPIAPGIPAELANPQPTAG, from the exons ATGAAATCCATTGTGATTCTTTGCTCAATTGTGCTTGGCCTCATGCTGCTGAGCTGTGAGACACACGCCGCTGACTGTGATGCGTCCAGGGATCCCGAGGACAGTGACTTCAAGAACTTCTTCAAGAACATTGGCTGCAAGGTGTCCCAGGGCGCCGAGCAAGTCGTTGAGGCAGCCAAGCCCTATGCCGAGAAAATCGGTGAGGGCGCCAAAGACTTTGGCAGCACCGTTGCCCAGAAATACGATGAACTGAAGCATCGTCTCACCGATGATGCATCCACACCCAAGGCCACGGTGACCTACGATGCGCCCACCGAGCGTGTTCCTCTGGCTCCAATTGCTCCCGGCATTCCAGCAGAGCTGGCCAACCCTCAACCAACTG CTGGCTAA